The following are encoded in a window of Syngnathus scovelli strain Florida chromosome 4, RoL_Ssco_1.2, whole genome shotgun sequence genomic DNA:
- the cdh15 gene encoding cadherin-15 isoform X2 codes for MARRMLIALVLAAVICQVRSAQHVREIHPWRSQGKGAVVRVKRDWIIPPIRVLENSKQVPENLVQIKSDKIFTGEVIYKLEGPGVDQPPKNFFEIDDKSGVIRSKRPLDREKYRSFSLKAFALSSSGERLENPTTIEIVVLDQNDNRPAFTQKQFTGAVSEFSVPGTSVMSVSATDADDPLTENAFLSYSIIGQESIPANAITKTMFGINNETGTIYTRDVGLDREVVKTFRLMLQVADMGGMGLTSEGVAIIHVSDINNHAPQFHPSSYTMTAVENRINVEIGRVNVTDGDDRGTGNWEAKYFISNDPDKNFAVTTDSATNQGILMAVKPLDYEAQKEHILFLTVENVNPLSDKAPNLPASSAIVVVTVVNENEAPHFREDPIRIVVPESVAPGTLLKSNIAFDPDHSDLRYEISRDPERWLTIDKHTGDISAKRTFNMRSQHVQNNIYVATVKVTDAGGVSTTASVAITLKETNDFPPTPFPLSGVVCRDARKTASGLLLTAVDHDLPPHAAPFIFEMMDDVSINWTVIQVNDTHAKLQPLVDLEDGEYTVALSVSDSGKPRFSSYAEINVTVCLCDSHGDCKSEAGAVFGSSVGISFMALIIIMAAIGLLLLLLLLAVALKSCGRRHRIKKGSGLLVADSEDDIRDNVLNYDEQGGGEEDENAFNIDLLWNPLDAPVTPAPYYPVARGKQPVRRDAPYDLPSPAYPRRPPADPADIQDYISDGLEAADKDPNVPPYDTALIYDYEGEGSLAGSLSSIASASSDEDQDYDYLNDWGPRFQKLANMYDPR; via the exons ATGGCCAGGAGGATGTTGATAGCCTTGGTGCTGGCTGCTGTGATTTGTCAG GTGCGGAGTGCTCAACATGTTCGGGAGATCCACCCGTGGAGGAGCCAAGGCAAAGGAGCGGTGGTCAGGGTGAAGAGAGACTGGATCATCCCTCCGATTCGAGTTCTGGAAAACAGCAAGCAGGTCCCAGAAAACTTGGTCCAG ATCAAGTCGGACAAAATCTTCACAGGCGAGGTGATCTATAAGTTGGAAGGCCCGGGCGTGGATCAGCCACCCAAGAATTTCTTTGAGATTGATGACAAGTCAGGAGTCATCAGAAGCAAGCGTCCGCTGGACAGAGAGAAGTACAGAAGCTTTAGC ttgaaAGCTTTTGCGCTGTCATCCAGTGGAGAGAGACTGGAGAACCCAACCACCATTGAAATTGTAGTACTGGACCAGAATGACAACAGACCGGCCTTCACCCAGAAACAGTTCACCGGGGCCGTCTCGGAGTTCTCCGTGCCGG GCACATCGGTCATGTCGGTGTCAGCCACGGATGCGGACGACCCGCTGACGGAAAACGCCTTTCTCAGCTACTCCATCATTGGCCAAGAGAGCATCCCAGCCAACGCCATTACCAAGACCATGTTTGGTATCAACAACGAGACGGGAACCATCTACACCAGAGACGTGGGCCTTGACAGAGAG GTGGTCAAGACCTTCAGGTTAATGTTACAAGTGGCTGACATGGGCGGCATGGGGCTGACCAGCGAAGGTGTGGCCATCATCCACGTGTCTGATATCAACAATCATGCGCCGCAGTTCCACCCCAGCTCG TACACCATGACGGCAGTAGAGAACAGAATCAACGTCGAGATCGGACGTGTCAACGTGACGGACGGGGACGATCGCGGGACGGGAAACTGGGAGGCCAAATATTTTATCTCCAACGACCCTGACAAAAACTTTGCCGTCACGACGGACAGCGCCACCAACCAGGGCATTCTGATGGCGGTCAAG CCACTGGATTACGAGGCCCAGAAGGAGCACATTCTCTTTCTGACCGTGGAGAATGTGAATCCTCTGAGCGACAAGGCTCCCAACTTGCCAGCGAGCAGCGCCATCGTGGTGGTGACGGTCGTCAACGAGAACGAAGCGCCGCATTTCAGGGAGGACCCCATACGCATTGTCGTTCCTGAATCGGTGGCTCCCGGAACGCTCCTGAAAAGCAACATTGCGTTTGACCCCGATCATTCTGACCTGAG GTACGAGATCAGCAGAGATCCTGAGAGGTGGCTAACCATCGACAAACACACAGGAGACATTTCTGCAAAGAGAACCTTCAACATGCGATCGCAGCACGTTCAAAACAACATCTACGTGGCCACCGTCAAGGTGACAG ATGCTGGCGGCGTGTCCACCACAGCCAGCGTGGCCATCACTTTGAAGGAAACCAACGACTTTCCCCCGACACCCTTCCCGCTCAGCGGCGTCGTGTGCAGGGATGCGAGAAAGACGGCCTCCGGGTTGCTGCTGACCGCTGTGGACCACGACCTCCCTCCGCACGCGGCGCCGTTCATCTTTGAAATGATGGACGATGTGTCAATCAACTGGACTGTCATCCAAGTCAACG ACACGCACGCAAAGCTGCAGCCTCTCGTCGACTTGGAGGACGGAGAATACACTGTCGCGTTGTCGGTGTCGGATTCTGGAAAGCCGCGCTTCAGCTCTTACGCGGAGATCAACGTGACGGTGTGTCTCTGCGACTCGCACGGAGACTGCAAGTCTGAGGCGGGCGCCGTCTTCGGCTCCAGCGTGGGGATCAGCTTCATGGCGCTTATTATTATCATGGCCGCTATTGGCCTCCTTCTAC TGTTGCTGCTCTTGGCTGTGGCGCTAAAGTCGTGCGGCAGACGCCATCGTATCAAGAAAGGAAGCGGTCTGCTTGTGGCCGATTCGGAAGACGACATCAGGGACAATGTCCTCAACTACGACGAACAAGGAGGCGGTGAGGAAGATGAG AACGCCTTTAACATCGACCTGTTGTGGAATCCTCTGGACGCCCCCGTGACCCCGGCGCCGTACTACCCCGTCGCCCGAGGCAAGCAGCCCGTCAGGAGGGATGCGCCGTACGACCTGCCTTCTCCCGCTTACCCTCGGAGGCCCCCGGCGGATCCCGCTGACATCCAGGACTACATCAGTGAC GGTCTGGAGGCGGCAGACAAGGATCCGAACGTGCCGCCGTACGACACAGCCCTGATCTATGACTACGAGGGCGAGGGCTCCCTGGCGGGCAGCCTCAGCTCCATCGCGTCGGCAAGCTCGGACGAGGACCAGGACTACGACTACCTCAACGACTGGGGGCCGCGCTTTCAGAAACTGGCCAACATGTATGATCCACGTTAG
- the spg7 gene encoding mitochondrial inner membrane m-AAA protease component paraplegin encodes MAALLLQHHVRLCMKYPGGLAWTWSRRNCHILANRATTSVTVNNVRLRKMLYAMSERTLTGQPQKLIKSILFKPLSPTLAGLSRKLVWNNLLENPVGLVNLLGATCYFSTSGSKQTTDKKNEPKGKKPEENEEEKKRREQEDQMYRERLRTLFFIALIMSLLNSINTSGGNISWNDFVNEILAKGEVSRVQVVPESDIVEIYLHPGAVIFGNPRSGLMYRMQVANIDKFEEKLRAAEEELHIDTKDRIPVSYKRTGFFGNALYALGMAAIGVAILWYIFRLAGMGGREGGFSAFNQLKMAKFTIVDGKSGKGVSFKDVAGMHEAKMEVKEFVDYLKNPERYLLLGAKVPKGALLLGPPGCGKTLLAKAVATEAQVPFLAMAGSEFVEVIGGLGAARVRSLFKEARGRAPCIVYIDEIDAVGKKRSTNMSGFSNTEEEQTLNQLLVEMDGMGTTDHVIVLASTNRADILDNALMRPGRLDRHIFIDLPTLQERMEIFEQHLKILKLTQPAGFYSLRLAELTPGFSGADIANICNEAALHAAREGHKSIDTFNFEYAVERVIAGSVKKSKILSKEEQRVVAFHESGHTLVGWLLEHTEAVMKVSIAPRTNAALGFTQILPRNQYLFTEVQLFERMCMALGGRAAEAITFNKVTTGAQDDLRKVTRVAYSMVKQYGMCTSVGQVSFPETEEQGAIGRRPFSQGLQQQMDLEAKMLIARTYRHTEKLLLDNRDKLTLLANALLEREVVNYDDIEALLGPPPHGPKKMIAPQSWVEAQKDKQDTGEDETPPPARDLNPEMA; translated from the exons ATGGCGGCGTTGTTGTTGCAGCATCATGTTCGTCTTTGCATGAAATATCCGGGAGGCTTAGCATGGACGTGGTCAAGGCGAAACTGTCACATATTAGCCAACAGGGCGACGACCAGCGTCACTGTCAACAATGTGCGCTTACGAAAGATGTTATATGCAATGTCCGAGAGGACTCTAACTGGACAACCTCAAAAACTAATCAAA AGTATTCTCTTCAAACCATTGAGCCCCACGTTGGCGGGACTCAGCAGAAAATTAGTGTGGAACAACCTTCTTGAAAACCCAGTGGGTTTAGTCAATTTATTAG GGGCAACGTGCTACTTCAGTACATCTGGGTCCAAACAAACAACAGATAAAAAGAATGAACCAAAAGGGAAAAAGCCAGAGGAAAATGAAG AGGAAAAGAAACGGCGCGAGCAGGAGGACCAGATGTACCGAGAGCGCCTGCGGACCCTCTTCTTTATAGCGCTCATCATGAGCCTACTAAACTCTATCAACACTAGCGGCGGGAACATCTCTTGGAATGACTTTGTCAATGAGATCTTAGCTAAGGGAGAGGTGTCACGGGTGCAGGTGGTTCCTGAAAGCGACATTGTGGAAATCTACCTTCACCCTGGTGcagtcatctttggcaaccct AGGTCTGGGCTCATGTATAGAATGCAAGTCGCCAACATCGACAAATTTGAGGAGAAGCTTAGGGCCGCTGAGGAGGAGCTGCATATTGACACAAAGGATCGGATACCTGTCTCCTACAAACGCACCGGATTCTTTGGAAA CGCTTTGTATGCTCTTGGGATGGCGGCAATCggcgtggctattctctggtacATCTTTCGTCTGGCAGGCATGGGTGGCAGAGAAGGAGGCTTCAGTGCATTT AATCAGCTCAAGATGGCCAAATTCACCATCGTGGACGGCAAGTCGGGGAAAGGTGTGAGCTTCAAAGATGTCGCAGGCATGCACGAGGCAAAGATGGAAGTGAAAGAATTTGTTGACTACCTCAAA AATCCCGAACGATACCTCCTCCTGGGAGCCAAGGTACCAAAGGGAGCATTGTTGCTAGGCCCCCCGGGCTGTGGAAAAACACTGTTGGCAAAGGCCGTTGCCACAGAGGCGCAGGTCCCATTCCTGGCAATGGCTGGCTCAGAATTTGTCGAGGTCATTGGAG gTCTGGGTGCCGCCAGGGTGAGGAGCCTGTTCAAGGAGGCTCGTGGCCGGGCGCCCTGCATCGTCTACATTGACGAGATTGACGCCGTGGGAAAGAAGCGCTCGACCAACATGTCCGGCTTCTCCAATACGGAGGAGGAGCAGACCCTCAACCAGTTGCTGGTTGAGATGGACG GAATGGGAACAACTGACCATGTGATTGTCCTCGCCTCCACAAACAGAGCGGACATCTTGGACAACGCTCTGATGAGACCTGGCAGATTGGACCGCCACATCTTCATCGATCTTCCCACCTTGCAG GAACGGATGGAAATCTTTGAACAGCATCTGAAGATCCTGAAGCTTACTCAACCAGCCGGCTTCTACTCCTTGCGCCTGGCTGAGCTCACGCCTGGCTTTAGCG GTGCCGATATTGCCAATATATGTAACGAAGCTGCCCTGCATGCTGCCAGAGAGGGCCACAAATCCATCGACACGTTTAACTTTGAATATGCGGTGGAGCGAGTCATTGCAG GAAGCGTGAAGAAGAGTAAGATCCTCTCCAAAGAGGAACAGCGAGTGGTCGCCTTCCACGAATCGGGGCACACGCTGGTCGGGTGGCTGCTTGAGCACACGGAGGCCGTCATGAAG GTGTCTATTGCACCTCGGACAAATGCGGCCCTGGGATTTACCCAGATCTTGCCTCGTAATCAGTACCTGTTCACCGAGGTGCAGCTTTTTGAGCGCATGTGCATGGCTCTTGGAGGACGGGCTGCGGAAGCCATTACCTTTAATAAGGTTAcaacag GAGCTCAGGACGACCTGCGCAAggtgacccgcgtggcctactcAATGGTGAAGCAGTACGGCATGTGCACCAGTGTCGGCCAGGTGTCCTTCCCCGAAACGGAGGAGCAGGGTGCCATCGGGCGCCGACCTTTCAGCCAAGGCCTCCAGCAGCAGATGGACCTG GAGGCTAAGATGTTAATCGCCCGCACCTACCGGCATACAGAGAAGCTACTACTGGACAACAGAGACAAGTTGACATTG TTGGCCAATGCTCTGTTAGAGCGGGAGGTGGTGAACTATGACGACATTGAGGCTTTGCTGGGTCCGCCCCCCCACGGGCCAAAGAAAATGATTGCTCCGCAGAGCTGGGTGGAAGCTCAGAAGGACAAGCAAGACACGGGCGAGGACGAAACACCGCCACCCGCACGCGACTTGAATCCCGAGATGGCTTGA